A window from Pseudomonas campi encodes these proteins:
- a CDS encoding phenylacetate--CoA ligase family protein codes for MYALFKPELLELARTTYQQHALFERGGISAGELIHIQLERLKQILRYVRAESPFYRDTLSFLSKNAIDTLDWQMFRKLPFTTKNDLREAGHNMAAASLKKAWIYYETTGTTGAATPCPRNEQDSIFNNTPLILRYRELFRAHAQQHIVGVMGPTELHSTGDTFEDVCRSLGHTVVKMWPRSPVVGLDRAVTLIRELKITALVCTPAVAINLAKHLLKKGQKPSTLGVKLIFTLGELTTPALLRNIGDVWGSAVYNCMYASQESSILAASDKDGNLCTVPLNVIYEVINPLTGQVLEPVNARMTGELVITHLYPGQKPLIRYRTGDMVRAQVMDKGKWQIIPIGRVRDTLVINGHNHCAYDIEAALFEHLKGCLDYHIQVESVAGVDQLSVTLELEQHSAAHNDLEAVARSMQARLGARTQITLGSTDAVTGTAAMVSWKAARLHDKRSGSDNRERETALQIAARRA; via the coding sequence GTGTACGCTTTATTCAAGCCGGAACTTCTGGAGTTGGCCCGTACGACTTACCAGCAACATGCACTGTTTGAGCGCGGCGGCATTTCCGCCGGAGAGTTGATCCATATTCAACTTGAGCGCCTTAAACAGATACTGCGCTACGTAAGAGCAGAGTCGCCGTTCTACCGTGACACACTGTCTTTTCTGTCAAAAAACGCCATCGACACATTGGACTGGCAGATGTTTCGCAAGCTGCCCTTTACTACCAAGAACGATTTGCGCGAAGCGGGCCACAACATGGCGGCCGCCTCGTTGAAGAAAGCCTGGATTTACTACGAAACCACCGGCACTACGGGTGCAGCGACTCCGTGTCCGCGCAACGAACAGGATTCGATATTCAATAACACGCCACTGATACTGCGTTACCGTGAGTTGTTTCGCGCCCACGCTCAGCAACATATTGTCGGCGTGATGGGCCCTACGGAGTTGCACTCGACCGGCGATACCTTTGAAGACGTCTGTCGCAGCCTGGGCCACACCGTGGTGAAAATGTGGCCACGCTCACCCGTGGTGGGGCTGGATCGTGCGGTCACCTTGATCCGGGAGCTGAAGATCACAGCCCTGGTCTGTACACCGGCAGTCGCCATCAATCTGGCCAAGCATCTGCTCAAAAAGGGCCAGAAACCCTCCACGCTGGGGGTAAAACTGATTTTCACCCTGGGTGAACTGACTACACCGGCGTTGCTGCGCAATATCGGCGATGTCTGGGGCAGTGCCGTGTACAACTGCATGTATGCCTCACAAGAGTCGTCGATCCTGGCCGCCAGCGACAAGGACGGTAACCTCTGCACGGTTCCCTTGAACGTGATCTATGAGGTGATCAACCCGCTGACCGGCCAAGTGCTGGAGCCTGTGAACGCCAGAATGACCGGCGAACTGGTGATCACCCACCTTTACCCAGGGCAAAAACCGCTGATCCGCTATCGCACCGGGGATATGGTCAGGGCGCAGGTAATGGACAAGGGCAAATGGCAGATCATCCCCATCGGACGGGTCAGGGACACCTTGGTCATCAACGGCCACAACCACTGCGCCTACGACATCGAAGCCGCCCTGTTCGAACACCTTAAAGGCTGCCTGGATTACCACATTCAGGTGGAAAGCGTGGCGGGTGTCGATCAGTTGAGCGTCACCTTGGAGCTGGAGCAGCACAGCGCAGCCCACAACGACCTGGAGGCCGTTGCCCGCTCCATGCAAGCCAGGCTCGGTGCCCGCACCCAGATCACCCTAGGCTCCACCGATGCTGTAACCGGCACTGCAGCGATGGTCAGCTGGAAGGCTGCCAGGCTGCATGACAAGCGCAGCGGTAGCGACAACCGCGAGCGCGAAACCGCCTTGCAGATTGCGGCGCGGAGGGCCTGA
- a CDS encoding DUF2000 domain-containing protein, whose protein sequence is MNFDAAVHKCVIVVDSALGLGHAANAVSVIGVSLGRSVEGLVGPDMQSRDNINYPGVIYAPLPILLSSNEQLRALQEKALADEEIHSMPFSALAQSCKTYQEYETRISEADSSAIELVAIGLIGPQKKISKLTGNLPLFK, encoded by the coding sequence ATGAATTTCGATGCTGCTGTTCACAAGTGCGTAATCGTAGTCGACAGCGCCCTTGGGCTAGGACATGCCGCCAATGCGGTCAGCGTCATAGGGGTCAGCCTGGGACGCTCGGTAGAAGGCCTGGTCGGGCCCGATATGCAGAGCCGTGACAATATTAATTACCCCGGTGTTATCTACGCTCCGCTGCCCATTTTACTTTCCAGCAATGAACAGCTGCGGGCACTGCAAGAGAAAGCACTGGCGGACGAGGAAATTCATAGCATGCCATTCAGTGCTCTGGCGCAATCCTGCAAGACCTATCAGGAATATGAAACGCGCATCTCCGAGGCCGACAGCTCAGCCATCGAATTGGTGGCGATTGGTTTGATTGGGCCACAGAAAAAAATCAGCAAGTTGACCGGTAATCTTCCACTGTTCAAATAG
- a CDS encoding Dabb family protein, producing MILHLVFFKFNEPYQWCDDEVIDAEAATREHPLHINEIAGWTCGRNISTRKQAMDFVVMGLFENPQALSAFLIHPNHQQGVQKWQKIASWQVVDIDIGSNTTKFFGLFNSWADFSLTPFEELKAS from the coding sequence ATGATTCTTCATCTGGTTTTTTTCAAGTTCAATGAACCCTATCAATGGTGCGACGACGAAGTAATCGACGCCGAGGCAGCGACACGCGAGCACCCATTGCATATTAACGAGATAGCCGGTTGGACGTGCGGAAGAAACATCAGTACGCGTAAACAGGCCATGGACTTCGTGGTGATGGGGCTGTTCGAAAACCCGCAGGCACTGTCTGCCTTCCTTATTCACCCCAACCATCAGCAGGGGGTGCAGAAGTGGCAGAAGATTGCCAGCTGGCAGGTGGTTGATATTGATATCGGCAGTAACACTACAAAATTTTTCGGGCTATTCAATAGTTGGGCTGACTTCAGCTTGACGCCATTCGAAGAATTGAAAGCTTCTTGA
- a CDS encoding Lrp/AsnC family transcriptional regulator, producing the protein MTEQALNLTDVKILTALQQDGRITNQTLADHIGMSASPCWRRVRQLEEHRYIQGYRAVLDRRKIGLGVMVFIRINIDRHSEAEAKKFEQEVMQLEDVVACYSIGGDADFLLQVVARDLDSFADFAMSVVRQLPGIKEMQSMFVLKEIKPFVSFPVKRPQEA; encoded by the coding sequence ATGACCGAGCAGGCGCTAAATCTGACAGATGTGAAAATCCTTACTGCCCTGCAACAGGACGGCAGGATCACCAATCAGACCTTGGCCGACCACATCGGCATGTCTGCCTCGCCCTGCTGGAGGCGGGTGCGCCAGCTGGAGGAGCATCGCTATATCCAGGGTTACAGGGCGGTGCTGGACCGGCGCAAGATCGGGCTGGGGGTCATGGTGTTCATCCGCATCAACATTGACCGCCACAGTGAAGCCGAAGCGAAGAAGTTCGAACAGGAAGTGATGCAGCTGGAGGATGTGGTGGCGTGCTACAGCATCGGTGGCGACGCCGACTTCCTGTTGCAGGTGGTGGCGCGCGACCTCGATTCGTTTGCTGACTTTGCCATGTCGGTGGTCCGGCAGTTGCCCGGCATCAAGGAGATGCAGAGCATGTTCGTGCTCAAGGAAATCAAGCCTTTCGTGTCCTTTCCGGTCAAGCGCCCTCAGGAAGCCTGA
- a CDS encoding methyl-accepting chemotaxis protein, giving the protein MKSWKIRTHLLLLVVALLAGLLLVGLLGMQGLKTTVRGLETVYLDRVVPLRDLKLIADLYAVNIVDATHKARSGALTPAAAQELIEQAEQRIDETWQAYLATQLIAEETRLIDEIKPLMTNADQPLGELQRMLRQNDLVAVGQFADSRLYPLIDPLSAKFSELIEVQLLEAKHQFELGQRTYSNDLQLSSGVLLLALLFGAGQALYFARLLKRQLGAEPGELEAISARIAQGQLATQAGLEQASTGVMKSVQSMHHGLRDMIGNIGEASEQIECASLQLAASSEQVLNSANIQSDTASAIAATMEEMAVSISQIAENAQQTRDMAQKAGSLSDEGLLVTAAAIAEMRGIAELVTQSAADIEHLADQSANISAIVDVIKGIAEQTNLLALNAAIEAARAGEQGRGFAVVADEVRGLASRTAQSTTEIVGLVDSIQSGMHKAKSSMSAGRERLCSGTQLVEQAGTAMQNIRTALSESLQAVNVISMSLQEQRAASEQVAMNVERVAQIVEENSAAQGGIVQAIQGLQAMSGRLQGMLQRFSF; this is encoded by the coding sequence ATGAAAAGCTGGAAGATCAGAACCCATCTGTTACTGCTGGTCGTTGCCCTGTTAGCGGGTCTGCTGCTGGTCGGCCTGCTCGGCATGCAGGGTCTCAAAACCACCGTACGCGGCCTGGAAACCGTCTATCTCGATCGCGTGGTGCCACTGCGCGACCTCAAGCTGATCGCCGACCTGTATGCGGTGAACATCGTCGACGCCACCCACAAGGCGCGCAGCGGTGCCCTCACCCCGGCAGCGGCACAAGAGTTGATCGAGCAGGCCGAACAACGCATCGACGAAACCTGGCAGGCCTATCTGGCGACCCAGCTGATCGCCGAAGAGACGCGCCTGATCGACGAGATCAAACCGCTGATGACCAACGCCGACCAGCCGCTAGGCGAACTGCAGCGCATGCTGCGGCAAAACGATCTCGTGGCTGTAGGGCAATTCGCCGACAGCCGCCTCTACCCGCTGATCGACCCGCTCTCGGCGAAATTCTCCGAACTGATCGAGGTGCAATTGCTGGAAGCCAAACACCAGTTCGAGCTGGGCCAGCGTACCTATAGCAACGACCTGCAGCTGAGCAGTGGCGTACTGCTGCTCGCCCTGCTTTTCGGTGCGGGCCAGGCGCTGTACTTCGCCCGCCTGCTGAAACGCCAGCTGGGTGCCGAACCGGGCGAACTGGAAGCCATCAGTGCGCGCATCGCCCAGGGCCAGCTGGCCACCCAGGCAGGCCTGGAACAGGCCAGCACCGGGGTGATGAAATCGGTGCAGAGCATGCACCACGGCCTGCGCGACATGATCGGCAATATCGGCGAGGCTTCCGAGCAGATCGAATGCGCCTCGCTGCAACTGGCCGCCTCCTCCGAGCAGGTGCTCAACAGCGCCAATATCCAGAGCGACACCGCCTCGGCCATCGCCGCCACCATGGAAGAGATGGCGGTGAGCATCAGCCAGATTGCCGAGAACGCCCAGCAGACCCGCGACATGGCGCAGAAAGCTGGAAGCCTGAGTGATGAAGGCCTGCTGGTAACCGCCGCGGCCATCGCGGAAATGCGCGGCATCGCCGAACTGGTGACGCAGAGCGCGGCGGATATCGAACACCTGGCCGACCAGTCGGCCAACATCAGCGCCATCGTCGACGTGATCAAGGGCATCGCCGAGCAGACCAACCTGCTGGCCCTGAATGCCGCCATCGAGGCCGCGCGGGCCGGCGAGCAGGGTCGTGGTTTCGCCGTGGTGGCCGATGAAGTGCGTGGCCTGGCCAGCCGTACGGCGCAGTCGACCACGGAGATCGTCGGCCTGGTCGACTCGATCCAGAGCGGCATGCACAAGGCCAAGAGCAGCATGAGCGCCGGCCGCGAGCGCCTCTGCAGCGGTACCCAGCTGGTGGAACAGGCTGGCACGGCGATGCAGAATATTCGCACGGCGTTAAGCGAGTCGCTGCAGGCGGTCAACGTCATCTCCATGTCCCTGCAGGAGCAGCGCGCAGCCAGTGAACAGGTGGCGATGAACGTGGAGCGGGTGGCGCAGATCGTCGAGGAGAACTCGGCGGCCCAGGGCGGCATAGTCCAGGCCATCCAGGGCCTGCAGGCCATGTCCGGGCGCCTGCAGGGCATGTTGCAGCGTTTCAGTTTCTGA
- a CDS encoding YcgN family cysteine cluster protein has product MAAKVEPFWKRKTLAQLDQDEWESLCDGCGLCCLQKLEDEDDGSVYYTRIACKLLDMQTCRCTDYSNRRAQVPDCIQLTPAQADQFQWLPPTCGYRLVSEGKDLPLWHHLVCGDRDAVHHERISQSGRMLSENSVAEDDWEDYLIFRAG; this is encoded by the coding sequence ATGGCCGCCAAAGTCGAACCCTTCTGGAAACGCAAGACTCTCGCCCAGCTCGACCAGGACGAGTGGGAGTCGCTGTGCGACGGCTGCGGCCTGTGCTGCCTGCAGAAGCTCGAAGACGAGGATGACGGCAGCGTCTACTACACGCGTATCGCCTGCAAATTGCTGGATATGCAGACCTGCCGCTGCACCGACTACAGTAATCGCCGCGCCCAGGTGCCGGACTGCATCCAGCTCACCCCCGCGCAGGCCGACCAGTTCCAGTGGCTGCCGCCGACCTGTGGCTACCGCCTGGTCAGCGAGGGCAAGGACCTGCCGCTCTGGCACCATCTGGTCTGTGGCGACCGCGATGCGGTGCATCACGAACGTATTTCCCAGTCCGGACGCATGCTCAGCGAAAACAGCGTGGCCGAGGATGACTGGGAGGATTACCTGATTTTCCGCGCCGGTTGA
- a CDS encoding RNA methyltransferase — protein sequence MANKRYSCIGLFNPKSPENVGSIMRAAGCYGVSSVFYTGTRYDRAKDFVTDTKKVHQDIPLINIDDLRRIVPLGCTPVAVELVEGARALPDYTHPDRALYIFGPEDGSLDKEIRDWCGDEVVYIPTNGCMNLAATVNVVLYDRLAKGNNTRSGPLF from the coding sequence GTGGCCAACAAACGATACAGCTGCATCGGCCTGTTCAACCCCAAGTCACCGGAGAACGTCGGTTCGATCATGCGCGCCGCCGGCTGCTACGGCGTCAGCTCGGTGTTCTACACCGGCACCCGCTATGACCGCGCCAAGGACTTCGTCACCGACACCAAGAAGGTCCACCAGGACATTCCGCTGATCAATATCGACGACCTGCGCCGCATCGTGCCGCTCGGCTGCACGCCAGTGGCAGTGGAACTGGTGGAAGGCGCCCGCGCCCTGCCCGACTACACCCACCCGGACCGCGCGCTGTACATCTTCGGCCCGGAAGACGGCTCGCTGGACAAGGAAATCCGCGACTGGTGTGGCGACGAAGTGGTCTACATCCCCACCAATGGCTGCATGAACCTGGCGGCCACGGTCAACGTGGTGCTCTACGACCGCCTGGCAAAAGGCAACAACACCCGCTCGGGGCCGTTGTTCTAA
- a CDS encoding TIGR01777 family oxidoreductase — MQNLLYRWLLAVGLGHVLLGVVLAFTAQLPIAAPYFQYLYASVAASPAPTAEYHSLLTTMVRLFGPTVASWGLLFSLLVYLYRQHGHALIKPALFAALLLWCVLDSAISAYYGILAHTYLNTLAALSIALPLYFLAPRDTPSSQPYALRYASGKSLRILMTGGTGFIGRPLANALSLAGHDVLILTRSLSANSGGFSGRITFLTSLEQIPSHERIDCIINLAGEPLAKGRWTPARKERFLQSRLQVTDDLLQLVQRLQDKPEVLLNASAVGYYGHQQDARLDETAKPVDCFSHQFCRNWEEHARAFEAQGLRVCLLRIGVVLGQGGGPLQELRRSFDWGVATQLGNGQQWLPWIHLQDVLDICAFLLSRADLHGAVNVTAPAPVTQREFGRALAQQMRHVMLRAKIPAWLLRLLVGEMADEILLSGQRVIPQKLLAHGYSFTQPELPGALSDLIAASK; from the coding sequence ATGCAAAATCTGCTCTATCGCTGGCTGCTAGCCGTTGGCCTCGGCCATGTGCTGCTCGGTGTCGTCCTGGCTTTCACCGCGCAGCTGCCGATCGCCGCGCCGTACTTCCAGTATCTGTATGCCAGCGTGGCTGCCAGCCCGGCGCCGACGGCGGAATACCACAGCCTGCTGACCACCATGGTGCGCCTGTTCGGCCCCACGGTGGCCAGTTGGGGCCTGCTGTTCAGCCTGCTGGTGTACCTCTACCGCCAACACGGCCACGCGCTGATCAAACCCGCGCTGTTCGCCGCACTGCTGCTCTGGTGCGTGCTGGACAGCGCGATTTCCGCCTATTACGGCATCCTTGCCCACACTTATCTGAACACCCTGGCCGCGCTGTCGATTGCCTTGCCGCTGTACTTTCTCGCACCGCGCGACACGCCAAGCAGCCAGCCATACGCCCTGCGCTATGCCAGTGGAAAATCGCTGAGGATTCTCATGACCGGCGGCACCGGCTTTATTGGCCGCCCCCTGGCCAACGCGCTGAGCCTGGCGGGCCATGACGTGCTGATCCTGACGCGCAGCCTTTCTGCCAATTCCGGCGGGTTCAGTGGCCGCATAACTTTCCTCACCAGCCTCGAGCAAATACCCTCGCACGAGCGCATCGACTGCATCATCAATCTTGCTGGCGAGCCGCTGGCCAAAGGCCGCTGGACGCCAGCACGCAAGGAACGTTTTCTGCAAAGCCGCCTGCAGGTCACTGATGACCTGCTGCAACTGGTGCAGCGCCTGCAAGACAAACCGGAAGTGTTATTGAATGCCTCCGCCGTGGGCTATTACGGGCACCAACAGGATGCTCGGCTGGATGAAACTGCCAAACCTGTCGACTGCTTTTCACACCAGTTCTGCAGAAACTGGGAAGAACATGCACGCGCATTCGAAGCGCAAGGCTTGCGCGTGTGCCTGCTTCGCATCGGGGTCGTGCTCGGCCAGGGCGGTGGCCCTCTGCAGGAGCTGCGTCGCTCCTTCGACTGGGGCGTGGCCACGCAACTCGGCAATGGCCAGCAGTGGCTACCGTGGATTCACTTGCAGGACGTGCTGGATATCTGCGCCTTCCTGCTGAGCAGAGCCGACCTGCACGGCGCCGTGAATGTCACCGCCCCCGCACCGGTCACCCAGCGCGAGTTCGGCCGTGCCCTGGCGCAACAGATGCGCCACGTGATGCTGCGGGCGAAGATCCCGGCCTGGCTGCTGCGCCTGCTGGTCGGTGAAATGGCCGACGAAATACTGCTGAGCGGTCAGCGGGTCATCCCACAGAAGCTGCTGGCGCACGGCTATAGCTTTACTCAGCCAGAACTGCCCGGGGCACTGAGCGATCTAATCGCTGCCTCCAAATAG